GCGGCGATATTGTGCATGGGTGGTCCTGGCCAGGGGGAGATCCAAGCCTTGTTGCTCCGCAGGTTGCAATGCGATGCCGTAATCTTTGGCCGCATGCTCTAC
This genomic interval from Candidatus Manganitrophaceae bacterium contains the following:
- a CDS encoding NAD(P)-dependent oxidoreductase produces the protein MKYIFLDTLILSFSVEHAAKDYGIALQPAEQQGLDLPLARTTHAQYRRLVEIGKVPWINRPFQN